The Deltaproteobacteria bacterium DNA segment GATCAAGGCCCCCATTACCTCTTCTACCCCCGGGAAGAGCGGGTTGATTGCCACATACCCTATCCTCTCCCCAGGTACACCGAGGGACTTGGAGTATGAAGTCACCGAGATGGAGGGTTCATAGATCTCAAAGATAGCGGGGAAGGGGAGGTCATCATAGATGATGGTCTTATAGGCCTCATCTGCAATGAGATAGATGGGAGTTTGTCTCCCCCTGCTTTTGGCCCTCAGCAGGTCGGCCAATTCACGCAATAGATCCGCGGAATAGACGACCCCGGTGGGGTTGTTGGGGGAGTTGATGATGACGACCTTGGTCCTCTCCGTGATGGCCCCCTCGATGGCCTCCAGGTCGAGGGAGAAGTCCTTCGTGGTATTCACCAGGCGCATGACCCCACCATGGTTGTCGATGTAAAACTGGAATTCGACAAAGTAGGGGGAGGGGACGATCACCTCATCCCCCTGGTTCAGGAGGGCCTTGAGGGCGATGTTCATCCCGCCGCCGGCCCCGATGGTCATCACTATATGGTCCTCAGTGAAGGAAAGCCCTGTCTCTTCGGAGAGCTGCTGCGCTACAAACCTCCTGGTCTCTGGGTAGCCGCTGTTGGGCATGTACCTATGCATCCCGGGGATGGGGTGCAGGGCGAGCTCCTTTAAGGCCTCCTTAAATCCTGGAGGGGGCTCTTCCACAGGATTTCCCAACGTGAAATCGAAGATGTTCTCCTCACCATATTTCACCTTGAGCTGGGATGCTGTTTCGAACATCTTCCTTACCCAAGAGGATTCCTCCATGATCAGCTTCACCTTTTCAGAAATGGCCATACTGTGCTCCTTTCTTTGCCAAGAAAATCAAAAAGGCCATGGGATCTGGCTCCCATGGCCTTATTTATCCAGAGACAAAAAAGCCATGGGGACCATCTGGCTCACCCATGGCTCCCTTCACTATGCAGATGGGCTCAGGGGCATGGATGAGCCCTGGTAAAAACAAAAAAGAAGAAAAAGAAATTATTGAACTTCATCCCTCACCTT contains these protein-coding regions:
- a CDS encoding pyridoxal phosphate-dependent aminotransferase, encoding MAISEKVKLIMEESSWVRKMFETASQLKVKYGEENIFDFTLGNPVEEPPPGFKEALKELALHPIPGMHRYMPNSGYPETRRFVAQQLSEETGLSFTEDHIVMTIGAGGGMNIALKALLNQGDEVIVPSPYFVEFQFYIDNHGGVMRLVNTTKDFSLDLEAIEGAITERTKVVIINSPNNPTGVVYSADLLRELADLLRAKSRGRQTPIYLIADEAYKTIIYDDLPFPAIFEIYEPSISVTSYSKSLGVPGERIGYVAINPLFPGVEEVMGALIFLNRTLGYINAPALIQRLVPLAGENHVGPKEYQRKRDLLYQALVECGYSVVKPQGAFYMFPQSPIKDDLTFVKDLQQSFHILTVPGRGFGKKGYFRISYCVDIKVIEQALPGFAEAAKKYGLR